A part of Miscanthus floridulus cultivar M001 chromosome 6, ASM1932011v1, whole genome shotgun sequence genomic DNA contains:
- the LOC136455943 gene encoding magnesium-protoporphyrin IX monomethyl ester [oxidative] cyclase, chloroplastic-like — MASSAMELSLLNPAATHRHSGGLAAAGLPLAPRRSVVRFRGSASAAAAAPPKSSGPKKRGKTEIQETLLTPRFYTTDFDEMERLFNAEINKQLNQAEFDALLQEFKTDYNQTHFVRNSEFKAAADKMEGPLRQIFVEFLERSCTAEFSGFLLYKELGRRLKKTNPVVAEIFSLMSRDEARHAGFLNKGLSDFNLALDLGFLTKARKYTFFKPKFIFYATYLSEKIGYWRYITIFRHLKANPEYQVYPIFKYFENWCQDENRHGDFFSALLKAQPQFLNDWKAKLWSRFFCLSVYVTMYLNDCQRTAFYEGIGLNTKEFDMHVIIETNRTTARIFPAVLDVENPEFKRKLDRMVVINQKIIAIGESDDIPLVKNLKRIPFIAALVSEIIAAYLMPPIESGSVDFAEFEPQLVY; from the exons ATGGCCTCCTCCGCCATGGAGCTCTCgctcctcaaccccgccgcgacGCACCGCCACAGCgggggcctcgccgccgccggcctgcCCCTCGCGCCGCGGCGCTCCGTGGTCCGCTTCCGCGGGTCCGcctccgccgcggccgccgcgccacCCAAGTCCTCGGGCCCCAAGAAGCGGGGCAAGACGGAGATCCAGGAGACGCTGCTCACGCCCCGCTTCTACACCACCGACTTCGACGAGATGGAGCGCCTCTTCAACGCCGAGATCAACAAGCAGCTCAACCAGGCGGAGTTCGACGCGCTGCTGCAGGAGTTCAAGACGGACTACAACCAGACCCACTTCGTGCGCAACTCCGAGTTCAAGGCCGCCGCCGACAAGATGGAGGGCCCGCTCCGCCAGATCTTTGTCGAGTTCCTCGAGCGCTCCTGCACCGCTGAGTTCTCCGGATTCCTCCTCTACAAGGAGCTCGGTCGCAGGCTCAAG AAAACCAACCCGGTCGTGGCGGAGATCTTCTCGCTCATGTCCAGGGACGAGGCGCGCCATGCTGG GTTCTTGAACAAAGGGCTGTCTGACTTCAACTTGGCACTGGACCTGGGGTTCTTGACCAAGGCTAGGAAGTACACCTTCTTCAAGCCCAAGTTCATCTTCTATGCCACCTACCTGTCTGAGAAGATTGGGTACTGGAGGTACATCACCATCTTCAGGCACCTCAAGGCGAACCCAGAGTACCAGGTGTACCCCATCTTCAAGTACTTCGAGAACTGGTGCCAGGATGAGAACAGGCACGGTGACTTCTTCTCTGCCCTGCTCAAGGCTCAGCCGCAGTTCCTCAATGACTGGAAGGCAAAGCTCTGGTCACGGTTCTTCTGCCTCTCG GTGTATGTGACCATGTACCTGAATGACTGCCAACGCACTGCATTCTATGAGGGAATTGGTCTGAACACCAAAGAATTTGACATGCATGTGATCATTGAG ACCAACCGCACGACAGCGAGGATCTTCCCTGCTGTTCTGGATGTTGAGAACCCTGAATTCAAGAGGAAGCTTGACAGGATGGTTGTGATCAACCAGAAGATCATTGCTATCGGAGAATCTGACGACATTCCCCTAGTGAAGAACCTGAAGAGGATTCCTTTCATTGCCGCTCTGGTGTCTGAGATCATTGCCGCATACCTCATGCCCCCCATCGAGTCTGGCTCAGTTGATTTTGCTGAATTTGAGCCCCAGCTTGTTTACTGA